A single genomic interval of Mucilaginibacter boryungensis harbors:
- a CDS encoding GntR family transcriptional regulator encodes MDIKYSTDHTRFKFQQIIDSVINDIQTGVLKNNDRLPSMNVVCEQEGLSKVTVQRAYMHLKKKGYITKVAGKGFCVVDKDKQKLKVLLIFNKISYYKKLIYYGILEILAENARVDLQIHHYDVKILNDIIAESAGKYDYYVVMPHFFYETPDKNYLNALKKIPQQKLLMLDKDVNGLNGSYMAVYQDFENDTYNALVSVADMFVKYDRLVIIIPAYSNHPLEIIDGVRKFAGLINKKFDVSENAEDETLQAGTAYIAIEETELAELIKKIRQTNLKLGQDIGIISFNETVLKELMDITVFTTDFTEMGRTVGNLLIKDQCQKVKMPFRVLRRGSL; translated from the coding sequence ATGGACATCAAGTATTCAACCGACCACACACGTTTTAAATTTCAGCAGATCATTGATTCCGTAATTAATGATATCCAAACCGGCGTTCTGAAAAACAATGACCGCCTGCCATCCATGAATGTGGTATGCGAACAGGAGGGCCTGTCTAAGGTAACCGTGCAGCGGGCGTATATGCACCTTAAAAAGAAGGGCTATATCACAAAGGTTGCAGGTAAAGGTTTTTGCGTGGTTGATAAAGACAAGCAGAAATTAAAGGTATTGCTTATCTTCAATAAGATCAGCTATTACAAAAAGCTTATCTATTATGGTATACTGGAAATACTGGCCGAGAACGCGCGTGTAGATTTACAGATACACCATTACGACGTTAAAATATTGAATGATATTATAGCCGAAAGCGCCGGTAAGTATGATTATTATGTGGTTATGCCGCATTTTTTTTATGAAACACCCGACAAAAACTACCTGAACGCGTTAAAAAAGATCCCACAGCAAAAGTTACTGATGCTGGATAAAGATGTAAACGGTTTGAATGGTAGTTACATGGCTGTATATCAGGATTTTGAGAACGATACTTACAACGCCCTTGTATCTGTAGCAGATATGTTTGTGAAGTATGACAGGCTGGTAATTATAATACCGGCATACAGCAACCATCCGCTTGAAATTATTGACGGCGTGCGAAAGTTTGCAGGCCTGATCAATAAAAAGTTCGATGTCAGCGAAAATGCCGAAGATGAAACTTTGCAGGCAGGTACGGCTTACATAGCTATCGAAGAAACCGAACTGGCGGAATTAATAAAGAAAATACGTCAAACCAACCTTAAACTGGGTCAGGATATCGGCATCATCTCGTTTAATGAAACTGTGCTGAAGGAGTTGATGGACATTACCGTGTTTACAACCGATTTTACCGAAATGGGGCGTACTGTGGGCAACCTGCTTATTAAAGACCAATGCCAAAAGGTGAAAATGCCTTTTAGGGTATTGCGCAGAGGCTCGTTATAA
- a CDS encoding Pycsar system effector family protein has translation MDFQQLLEEVKQYVLTYFDTHHDDELLYHDLKHTKNVVATATRIANHYQLSDEDFFIVITAAWFHDTGYFTDKANHEARSAELAAEFLKEKTGQEVIDKITGCIIATTMPQKPNGLLQEILCDADLFHLGTDKFIGRSKQLRKEFEKFKHADIDRQQWRQKNIELLENHRYFTDYAQLLLSDQQEKNLQKLKEKQAETLEDKQQEGGKKDDVKDEVSMFKPEDEKNGPKLEKVKKKPKGERPEKGIETMFRITSGNNQRLSDMADQKAHILITVNSIILSAIISLVLKKLDENAFLAIPSFILLSISLVSMIFSILATRPHIPNGTYTQQDMDNKTVNLLFFGNFYRMNLEDYTHGMIKVMNDSDFLYGTLIKDVYSQGVVLGRKYRLLRAAYNIFMFGLIVAVVAFIISSIIHNSAVPALPAH, from the coding sequence ATGGACTTTCAACAATTATTGGAAGAGGTTAAGCAATATGTGCTGACGTATTTTGATACTCACCACGATGATGAATTGCTTTATCACGACCTGAAACATACCAAAAATGTAGTAGCAACCGCTACACGCATTGCCAACCATTACCAGCTTAGCGACGAGGATTTTTTTATTGTAATAACAGCCGCCTGGTTTCATGATACCGGTTATTTTACCGATAAAGCAAATCACGAAGCGCGCAGTGCCGAACTGGCTGCCGAATTCCTGAAAGAAAAGACGGGGCAGGAGGTAATAGATAAAATTACCGGCTGTATTATTGCCACAACCATGCCGCAAAAACCTAATGGCTTGTTGCAGGAAATTTTATGCGATGCCGATCTTTTTCATTTAGGTACTGATAAATTTATTGGGCGCAGCAAGCAATTACGAAAGGAATTTGAAAAATTTAAGCATGCTGATATTGATAGGCAGCAATGGCGCCAGAAAAATATAGAACTACTTGAAAACCACCGCTATTTTACCGATTACGCCCAGCTATTGCTAAGCGACCAGCAGGAAAAGAACCTGCAAAAGCTGAAAGAAAAACAAGCAGAAACATTGGAAGATAAGCAGCAGGAAGGTGGGAAAAAGGACGATGTAAAAGATGAGGTTTCAATGTTTAAGCCTGAAGATGAAAAAAACGGGCCTAAGCTTGAAAAAGTTAAGAAAAAGCCAAAAGGCGAACGGCCTGAAAAAGGGATAGAAACCATGTTCAGGATCACGTCGGGTAATAACCAGCGCTTAAGCGATATGGCCGATCAGAAAGCACATATATTGATTACAGTAAACTCCATTATCCTGTCGGCTATTATCAGTTTGGTTTTGAAAAAACTAGATGAGAATGCTTTTTTGGCTATTCCAAGCTTTATATTATTAAGCATTAGTTTGGTATCTATGATATTCTCTATCCTGGCAACACGCCCCCATATCCCTAATGGTACTTACACCCAGCAGGATATGGATAATAAAACGGTAAACCTGCTTTTCTTCGGCAACTTTTACAGAATGAACCTGGAAGATTATACCCATGGTATGATAAAAGTGATGAACGATTCGGATTTTCTATATGGCACACTAATAAAGGATGTTTATTCGCAAGGCGTGGTATTGGGCCGTAAATACCGCCTGTTAAGGGCTGCTTATAATATATTTATGTTTGGGTTAATAGTGGCTGTTGTTGCATTCATTATTTCTTCCATAATTCATAATAGCGCTGTACCGGCATTGCCGGCTCATTAA
- the ppk1 gene encoding polyphosphate kinase 1 translates to MAEYSYFDRDLSWLSFNGRILLEAANDSVPLMERVNFLAIFSSNLDEFYRVRMPVLSALDNLGRLKDTSAGNNPLLIAKQTIQRQQEKYGEILRGGIIPGLLQNKIHLLFNEVIPEEIVPAIEDYFFSQIMAFLQPIELSDKKKLFPQNNQLYLLVTLEYGGKLEKTIILNIPSGELPRFFKVASKGKTYILFIDDIIRHNLGQLFKNEKVTGCYSFKITRDAELDLKDEYSGDLSDQIEEQLQKRDSGIATRFLHQPGIPLRILQLVNENWDIPTSSNVQGGNYHNLKDLFSFPVSIPALYYEKWPAIIYNPADERESIFDRIAIKDQLISTPYQSYGTILRFFNEAALDESVEEIYVTLYRVASDSRIVNALINAAATGKKVTVLIELKARFDEANNLKWAKKMKAAGVDIVYSVTALKVHAKVALVKRRVNDRVKYYGLLATGNFNESTAAFYTDHILMTANGAILREVELLFIFLAKREKPKAPDQIKFRHLLVAQFNLQDRFLAMIDREKNNAAKGLPAAITVKLNNLEEKVLIAKLYEASNAGVKISMIVRSICCLVPGVKGMSENITIKRIVDRYLEHGRVFIFHNNNQPEVYMGSADWMNRNVHRRIEVCFPVYDEQVKAEITSIINLQLQDNQQAVMLNEKIENVPIAAETASVRSQEQIYKLLKLKQTVV, encoded by the coding sequence ATGGCTGAATATTCTTATTTCGACCGTGATTTAAGCTGGCTATCCTTTAACGGGCGCATTTTATTAGAGGCCGCCAACGATAGCGTACCTTTAATGGAGCGGGTGAATTTCCTGGCTATCTTTTCATCAAACCTGGATGAGTTTTACCGGGTGCGTATGCCGGTGCTTTCGGCCCTGGATAACTTAGGCAGGCTAAAGGACACAAGCGCGGGAAACAACCCATTGCTTATTGCAAAACAGACTATTCAAAGGCAACAGGAAAAATACGGCGAGATACTGAGGGGTGGCATTATCCCCGGGCTGCTGCAAAATAAGATCCATTTACTTTTTAATGAGGTTATACCTGAGGAAATTGTTCCGGCAATAGAGGACTACTTTTTTAGCCAGATCATGGCATTTTTGCAGCCAATTGAATTATCAGATAAAAAGAAGCTGTTCCCACAAAATAACCAATTGTACCTGCTGGTTACGTTGGAATACGGTGGTAAGCTGGAAAAAACCATCATACTTAACATTCCATCGGGCGAGTTACCGCGTTTTTTTAAGGTAGCATCTAAAGGCAAAACATATATCCTTTTTATTGATGATATCATCAGGCATAACCTGGGTCAGCTATTTAAAAACGAAAAAGTTACCGGCTGCTATTCCTTCAAAATTACCCGCGATGCTGAGCTCGACCTAAAAGATGAATATTCTGGCGATCTATCAGACCAAATAGAAGAACAGCTACAGAAGCGGGATTCGGGTATCGCCACACGGTTTTTGCACCAGCCGGGCATACCTTTACGCATATTACAATTAGTGAACGAGAACTGGGATATACCCACATCAAGCAACGTGCAAGGCGGTAATTACCATAATCTTAAAGACCTGTTCAGCTTCCCGGTAAGCATCCCCGCGTTGTATTACGAAAAATGGCCTGCTATTATTTACAACCCGGCCGACGAGCGGGAATCCATCTTTGACCGTATAGCCATCAAAGATCAATTGATCAGCACGCCGTATCAATCCTACGGTACCATATTACGGTTTTTTAACGAGGCCGCGCTCGATGAATCAGTTGAAGAAATATATGTAACGCTATACCGGGTGGCCAGCGATTCAAGGATAGTTAACGCGTTAATAAACGCTGCTGCCACCGGCAAAAAAGTGACTGTACTTATTGAACTGAAAGCCCGGTTTGATGAAGCTAACAACCTGAAATGGGCCAAAAAAATGAAAGCAGCCGGGGTGGATATTGTTTATAGCGTAACAGCCCTGAAAGTACACGCCAAAGTAGCGTTGGTAAAACGTAGGGTGAACGATAGGGTTAAATATTACGGACTGCTGGCCACAGGGAATTTTAACGAAAGCACGGCCGCGTTTTATACCGATCATATCCTGATGACTGCCAATGGGGCAATATTGCGCGAAGTGGAGTTGTTGTTTATTTTCCTGGCTAAACGCGAAAAGCCTAAAGCGCCCGACCAGATCAAATTCCGGCATTTGCTGGTTGCCCAATTTAATTTGCAGGACAGGTTTCTGGCCATGATTGACAGAGAGAAAAATAATGCTGCTAAAGGATTGCCGGCCGCCATCACTGTTAAATTGAATAATCTGGAAGAGAAGGTACTAATAGCTAAACTATACGAAGCATCAAATGCCGGTGTTAAGATCAGCATGATCGTGCGCAGTATTTGCTGTTTGGTGCCCGGTGTAAAAGGCATGAGCGAAAACATTACTATTAAACGCATTGTTGATCGTTATTTAGAGCATGGGCGCGTATTTATATTTCATAACAATAACCAGCCCGAAGTATATATGGGGTCGGCCGATTGGATGAACCGGAATGTGCACCGCAGGATAGAAGTTTGTTTCCCCGTTTATGATGAACAGGTAAAAGCGGAAATAACCAGTATTATAAACCTGCAGCTACAAGATAACCAACAGGCGGTAATGCTGAATGAAAAAATAGAAAATGTGCCTATAGCTGCAGAAACCGCTTCAGTCCGTTCGCAAGAACAGATATATAAATTGTTAAAGCTAAAGCAAACAGTGGTATGA
- a CDS encoding SdiA-regulated domain-containing protein, producing MKKIRVFLTTFFALFSVLVISCTDKKNYASPPGYDLNKPVKYNMPERLTEISGIAFHNGNADTLYAEDDEEGRVYYFKPGDKEVSHSELGKGGDYEDIAVLGNQVIILRSDGVLFVCPLARLKTGMTGSVQKWDNILPQGEYEGLYADEKTNQLYALCKHCSNEKTSKECSIYSFTLTANGAIKSTGKSAIDVQDIAAKLGQGKISFHPSALAKNQQTNEWYVLSSVNKILVITDSSWKVKAVYPLNPGVFMQPEGIAFDGNNTLYISNEGDKIASGNVLRFSYKK from the coding sequence ATGAAGAAAATAAGGGTGTTTTTAACTACTTTCTTTGCTTTGTTCAGCGTGCTGGTTATATCCTGTACAGATAAAAAAAATTATGCTTCGCCGCCGGGATATGATTTGAATAAGCCGGTGAAATATAACATGCCCGAGAGGCTGACCGAAATATCGGGCATTGCATTTCACAATGGCAATGCCGATACATTATATGCCGAGGATGATGAAGAGGGCCGCGTTTATTATTTTAAACCGGGTGACAAAGAGGTTTCACATTCGGAGCTTGGCAAGGGGGGCGATTATGAAGATATAGCCGTATTGGGTAACCAGGTTATTATATTGCGCAGTGACGGAGTACTCTTTGTATGTCCGCTTGCTCGGTTAAAAACCGGTATGACAGGTAGTGTTCAAAAATGGGATAATATTTTACCGCAAGGAGAATACGAAGGTTTGTATGCCGACGAGAAAACAAACCAGCTTTATGCATTATGCAAACATTGTAGCAATGAAAAAACAAGCAAGGAATGCAGTATTTACAGTTTCACATTAACAGCTAACGGCGCAATTAAAAGTACGGGGAAATCCGCTATTGATGTTCAGGATATTGCAGCGAAGCTGGGGCAGGGTAAAATAAGCTTTCATCCGTCGGCCTTAGCAAAAAATCAACAAACAAACGAATGGTATGTGCTATCGTCGGTAAATAAAATATTAGTAATTACTGATAGCAGCTGGAAAGTTAAAGCGGTTTATCCGCTAAACCCCGGAGTTTTCATGCAACCCGAAGGTATAGCGTTTGACGGTAATAACACCCTGTATATTTCAAACGAAGGCGATAAAATAGCATCAGGCAACGTATTAAGGTTTAGCTATAAAAAATAA
- a CDS encoding BamA/TamA family outer membrane protein: MMALWKRLGIANIIMTLLLLLATGLASAQSAVKNDSITVAIEPLFNTVSQTHRAIFGESYRKLWAAPVKLRVFHLSQENGGLKILQKGGGMQTKSIRLQDSSGQEWVLRTIQKYPERILPPTLRKSVAATIVADQISAEHPFSAVVVPPMAQALGVPHAHPEIVYVPDDPAFGKYQKDFANQVFLFEEREPLDASKTDNTDKAQGKLQEDNDNRVDQKTVLKARLLDMLLGDWDRHSDQWRWQRNKDNEGNIVYEPVPRDRDQVFYSTSGVLPWLVSRHLLMSKFQSYQDHIRSINRWNLNARYFDRYFLNSLDQKQWEETITEVQSKLTDKVIGDAMRQMPDTIYKLCGADISHKLIVRRNTMKQWALKYYRFISKSVDVPGTNKREHIDITNGTAGQVTVKINKLKKDGTQDQVIYQRIFDPAVTKEVRLYGMGGEDVFAVHGDHSSPITVRMVGGDDEDTFAIDSNITGKGNRYVYDRSDEKNKLPDVSQARLRTAADTLVNNYNKKSFAYDFLQPLMLVSYSRDYGLEFIGDFIYQKQGFRKDPYAFRQSLMVNYGFGANALLLNYKGKFKQVAGKSDLLINVLSKGPNYTSYFFGVGNNSAFINEGEQKSRYYRNIYNYLKADIKLEHNYDNWRVSAGVAGQYYNGDGGDNQHKYLKIYDTQHPDEKVFAGQGFAGVVAGFTLDTRNKSVIPHKGIYWDTDITGMKGLNGNAHSYGQIQSEFSFYLNPGNDSTFIVADRIGAGTTLGNAAFYQQLKLGGSQNLRGYYSWRFTGKTMVFNNLEVRMKIADVTSYLLPGTLGLIGFNDVGRVWAPGETSSQLHMGYGGGLFFLPGELFLVQCVMGFSKEGAYPYISAGFRF; the protein is encoded by the coding sequence ATGATGGCTTTATGGAAAAGACTGGGCATTGCCAACATCATTATGACCTTGCTTTTATTATTAGCGACGGGGCTGGCATCTGCCCAGTCCGCGGTGAAAAACGACAGCATTACAGTTGCCATAGAACCTTTATTTAACACTGTAAGCCAAACCCACCGCGCTATTTTTGGCGAAAGCTACCGGAAATTATGGGCGGCCCCGGTTAAGTTAAGGGTGTTTCATTTATCGCAGGAAAATGGTGGGTTGAAGATTTTGCAAAAAGGCGGGGGCATGCAAACTAAATCTATACGTTTGCAGGATTCCAGTGGGCAGGAGTGGGTTTTGCGCACCATTCAAAAATACCCCGAACGGATATTGCCGCCAACTTTACGTAAAAGTGTGGCTGCCACTATCGTAGCCGACCAAATATCTGCCGAACACCCTTTTTCAGCTGTTGTTGTACCACCAATGGCCCAGGCACTGGGTGTACCGCATGCTCATCCCGAAATTGTTTATGTACCCGATGATCCGGCGTTTGGCAAGTATCAAAAAGATTTTGCCAACCAGGTATTTCTTTTTGAAGAGCGCGAACCCCTGGACGCCAGTAAAACCGATAATACCGATAAGGCACAGGGAAAGTTACAGGAAGATAATGATAACCGGGTCGATCAGAAAACTGTGCTTAAAGCCCGTTTACTGGATATGCTGCTGGGCGATTGGGACCGCCATAGCGACCAATGGCGCTGGCAGCGCAATAAGGACAACGAAGGCAATATAGTTTATGAACCCGTTCCACGCGATAGGGACCAGGTGTTTTATAGTACATCAGGGGTATTGCCGTGGTTAGTTTCGCGACACTTGCTGATGTCAAAATTCCAAAGCTATCAGGACCATATCCGTTCTATCAACCGCTGGAATTTAAATGCACGGTATTTTGACCGCTATTTTCTAAATAGTTTAGACCAGAAGCAGTGGGAAGAAACCATTACCGAAGTACAAAGCAAGCTTACCGATAAGGTGATCGGCGATGCCATGAGACAGATGCCCGACACTATTTACAAACTTTGCGGGGCTGATATCTCGCATAAATTGATCGTCCGCAGGAATACGATGAAGCAATGGGCTTTAAAATACTACCGTTTTATATCAAAAAGTGTAGATGTCCCGGGCACAAACAAACGCGAACATATTGATATTACTAACGGTACCGCAGGCCAGGTAACAGTAAAAATAAACAAGCTTAAAAAAGACGGCACACAAGACCAGGTGATCTATCAGCGCATATTTGATCCGGCTGTTACCAAAGAAGTTAGGTTGTATGGCATGGGGGGCGAAGATGTATTCGCGGTGCATGGCGATCATTCATCGCCTATAACTGTACGCATGGTGGGTGGGGATGATGAAGACACTTTTGCTATTGATAGCAACATCACTGGTAAAGGTAACAGGTATGTATACGACCGCTCGGATGAGAAAAATAAGTTACCTGATGTAAGCCAGGCGCGCTTGCGCACTGCCGCAGATACGTTGGTAAATAATTATAACAAAAAAAGTTTTGCTTATGATTTTTTGCAGCCATTGATGTTGGTAAGCTATAGCCGCGATTACGGGTTAGAGTTTATTGGCGATTTTATTTATCAGAAACAGGGTTTCCGAAAGGACCCTTATGCGTTCAGGCAAAGCCTGATGGTTAATTATGGTTTTGGGGCAAACGCGCTTTTGCTAAACTATAAAGGTAAGTTTAAACAGGTAGCCGGTAAAAGCGACCTGTTAATAAACGTGTTAAGCAAAGGCCCTAATTATACCAGCTATTTTTTTGGTGTAGGTAATAACAGCGCGTTTATTAATGAAGGTGAGCAAAAAAGCAGGTATTATCGTAATATTTATAATTACTTGAAAGCAGACATAAAGCTGGAGCATAACTATGATAATTGGCGGGTTAGTGCCGGTGTTGCCGGGCAGTATTATAATGGCGATGGCGGCGATAACCAGCACAAATATTTAAAAATATACGATACGCAGCACCCGGATGAAAAAGTGTTTGCAGGGCAGGGGTTTGCGGGTGTGGTAGCCGGGTTTACCCTGGATACCCGGAATAAAAGCGTTATCCCTCACAAAGGCATCTACTGGGATACTGATATAACGGGAATGAAAGGCCTTAACGGCAATGCGCATAGTTACGGGCAGATACAGTCGGAATTTAGCTTTTACCTTAACCCTGGCAACGATTCAACTTTTATTGTGGCGGATCGTATTGGCGCAGGCACAACGTTGGGTAATGCAGCCTTTTACCAGCAGCTAAAATTAGGAGGCAGCCAAAATTTGCGTGGCTATTATAGCTGGCGTTTCACGGGCAAAACTATGGTCTTTAATAACCTGGAGGTGCGTATGAAAATTGCTGACGTTACTTCTTATTTATTACCCGGCACATTGGGGTTGATAGGCTTTAACGATGTAGGAAGGGTATGGGCACCGGGCGAAACATCATCGCAACTACATATGGGTTATGGCGGCGGCTTGTTCTTTTTACCGGGTGAATTGTTCCTGGTACAATGTGTAATGGGGTTCTCAAAGGAAGGGGCTTATCCTTATATTTCAGCAGGTTTCAGGTTTTGA
- a CDS encoding GAF domain-containing protein, giving the protein MILPQFSDNPFQIKLSFHKLIERYEEIAVSDSGYPGKNAQAILKEIEPHPELRDGITKVEQVKDNAVVISKLLAELFPTALTKNEIKAVSIPYLSLIFNYSERFSQILKDAGDDFDINIRDFDYHQFYIASCCLILNRFYGTNLDFTKPLFYDIPSADGIIRHYRILYNADFIDIIPTESAPTLSKSDIDLLVDNYDDLELWKKTFPIGAWVLKGFALMTLVDVTVENAVSNLKTNLLGIASGPDLQHSLAGIFKSIFKIPDLKIGFTSFDRDEWRFSSKPFGQRVNSYLLPNGKDDDCRTLLCADPYDKLIKEHDYFAVADVDDFIAKTPGSDMGLRFKEQNIRSFILAPVVKNDALLGVLELVSPRPREFNSVNAHKLEIVMPFITDTIDRKVSELQNQIQAVIQNNYTTLHPSVDWKFKREAQNYIHHTMAGLTYSLKEIAFKDVYPLYGQVDIKDSSITRNLSVKTDLLLQLNQLILILEQLGKYQSVETHLIEIRNFVDDLSGDIKADTEQSIQSYIEANVYPLLKADNHLNDHLKALINNYFEQVDQHGGEFYNNRRSYEKTLSLINDKLTGILDERQSEIQQYFPHYFERFKTDGVEHTMYIGASIAPTQAFSHNDLKRLRLWQLMVTAEMEIEHFHLKEALPFHLDVTSLILVFSTPIAIRFRMDEKHFDIDGAYNVRYEVIKKRIDKACILGTEERITRQGKITIVYSKVEEAAEYTHYINILQARGILADHIEHFDVEDLQGVSGLKALRIGVMHKHNLAVLPAFSYHTLYRQLDQNLKPAEI; this is encoded by the coding sequence ATGATCCTGCCCCAATTTTCAGATAATCCTTTTCAGATCAAACTTTCATTCCACAAACTGATTGAAAGGTATGAAGAGATTGCGGTTAGCGATTCCGGCTACCCTGGCAAAAACGCGCAGGCAATTTTAAAAGAAATTGAACCCCACCCTGAATTACGTGATGGTATTACTAAAGTTGAACAGGTAAAAGATAATGCCGTAGTAATTTCGAAACTGTTAGCGGAGTTATTTCCAACTGCACTTACTAAAAACGAGATAAAAGCCGTCAGTATCCCCTATCTAAGCCTGATATTTAATTATTCGGAAAGGTTTAGCCAAATACTTAAAGACGCCGGCGATGATTTTGATATTAATATCCGCGATTTTGATTACCATCAATTTTATATAGCAAGCTGCTGTTTAATATTGAACAGGTTTTACGGCACCAATCTGGATTTTACAAAACCGCTTTTTTATGATATTCCATCAGCTGATGGCATTATCAGGCATTACCGGATATTATACAACGCCGATTTTATAGATATCATCCCTACAGAAAGTGCGCCGACGTTATCAAAATCCGATATCGACCTGCTGGTTGATAATTACGATGACCTGGAACTATGGAAAAAAACCTTTCCCATTGGTGCATGGGTATTAAAAGGTTTTGCCTTAATGACCTTGGTTGACGTTACTGTAGAAAATGCCGTTTCAAACCTAAAAACAAATTTATTGGGCATTGCCTCGGGTCCCGATTTGCAGCACAGCCTGGCAGGCATTTTTAAATCGATATTTAAAATACCCGACCTAAAAATAGGTTTTACATCGTTTGACCGCGACGAGTGGCGTTTTAGCAGTAAGCCTTTTGGCCAGCGCGTTAACAGCTACCTGCTTCCCAACGGCAAGGATGATGATTGCCGGACGCTTTTATGTGCCGACCCGTATGATAAACTTATTAAAGAGCACGATTATTTCGCCGTAGCGGATGTGGACGATTTTATAGCTAAAACACCCGGCAGCGACATGGGCCTGCGTTTTAAAGAACAGAATATCCGCAGCTTTATTTTGGCGCCGGTAGTAAAGAATGATGCGTTACTGGGTGTGCTTGAACTGGTTTCGCCGCGGCCCAGAGAGTTTAACAGCGTTAATGCACATAAGCTGGAAATTGTGATGCCGTTTATTACGGATACGATTGACAGGAAAGTATCCGAACTACAGAACCAGATACAAGCTGTTATCCAAAACAATTACACCACCCTGCATCCCAGTGTTGATTGGAAATTTAAACGCGAAGCGCAGAATTACATTCACCATACCATGGCTGGTTTAACCTATAGCCTAAAAGAAATTGCGTTTAAGGATGTTTACCCATTATATGGGCAGGTTGATATTAAAGACTCTTCTATTACCCGCAACCTGAGTGTTAAAACTGATTTATTGCTTCAGCTTAACCAATTGATATTGATACTTGAACAATTGGGCAAATATCAATCGGTCGAAACTCATTTGATTGAGATAAGGAACTTTGTAGATGACCTGTCGGGTGATATTAAAGCGGATACAGAACAATCTATACAAAGTTATATTGAAGCCAATGTGTATCCATTGCTTAAAGCAGATAATCATTTAAACGATCATCTGAAGGCACTGATAAATAATTACTTTGAACAGGTGGATCAGCACGGCGGCGAATTTTATAACAACAGGCGCAGCTACGAAAAAACGCTATCGCTGATAAATGATAAACTAACCGGCATATTGGACGAAAGACAAAGCGAAATACAGCAGTATTTCCCGCATTATTTCGAAAGATTCAAAACTGATGGCGTAGAACATACCATGTACATCGGCGCTTCAATTGCCCCCACACAAGCATTTTCTCATAACGATCTTAAACGCCTGCGTTTATGGCAATTAATGGTAACAGCTGAAATGGAGATAGAACATTTCCATTTAAAAGAAGCACTGCCTTTCCATTTAGATGTAACATCACTTATCCTTGTTTTCAGTACACCAATTGCTATCCGTTTCCGGATGGATGAAAAGCACTTTGATATTGATGGCGCTTATAATGTACGTTATGAAGTAATTAAAAAACGGATTGATAAGGCTTGTATACTGGGTACCGAAGAACGCATTACCAGGCAAGGTAAAATCACCATTGTATATTCAAAAGTTGAAGAAGCTGCGGAATACACCCATTATATCAATATCTTACAAGCGCGCGGCATACTGGCCGATCATATTGAACATTTTGATGTAGAAGACCTTCAAGGTGTATCGGGCTTAAAGGCATTGCGGATAGGTGTAATGCACAAACATAACCTTGCGGTGTTACCGGCTTTCTCTTATCATACCTTATACCGTCAGTTAGATCAAAACCTGAAACCTGCTGAAATATAA
- a CDS encoding phosphatidylglycerophosphatase A family protein, translating to MSKFIASWFGIGYIKGGGTIAAAVTCGLIWLLWLTQVGKNDWILLLITFAITLIGIYVGNKVEPFWGKDSFRVVIDEVAGMLVTMLFIPHNGWLLLAGLVLFRLFDIVKPLFIRRLEALPGGTGVMMDDILAGIYGNIVLQIAILFLHI from the coding sequence ATGAGTAAATTTATTGCCAGTTGGTTTGGCATTGGTTATATAAAAGGAGGCGGCACTATTGCTGCGGCCGTTACCTGTGGCCTGATATGGCTGCTATGGCTTACGCAAGTGGGGAAAAACGACTGGATATTGCTCCTTATTACCTTCGCTATAACGCTAATAGGTATTTACGTTGGTAACAAGGTTGAACCTTTTTGGGGTAAGGACAGTTTCCGCGTAGTGATTGATGAAGTAGCTGGCATGTTGGTTACTATGCTTTTTATTCCGCATAATGGGTGGCTGCTGCTGGCAGGCTTAGTACTATTTCGTTTGTTTGATATTGTAAAACCCTTGTTTATACGCCGGTTGGAAGCCTTGCCCGGCGGTACCGGGGTAATGATGGATGATATTTTGGCCGGTATTTACGGCAATATAGTTTTACAGATAGCAATATTGTTCCTTCACATCTAA